From the Neobacillus sp. PS3-34 genome, the window TGTAAAAAAGAAATATGAAAAAAACAGCCATGATAAATGGGTAAAAAAAGATTAGGAATACTCTTCAATAAGCGCAAAACCAAATTATAACTGGCATATTTTGTCAGTTTTTTTTATGAAAGGCTGTTTTCTAAAAGAAACGCCAATAAAAAAGCAAATCCCGAAGGACCTGCTGTCAAATCATTCAAAATTCAATTTTTTATTTAATCGAATCGGCCTTTAAAGAGACAGCAAGCGGTTTACTTTCTAAACAATATTCCATCAATGTGATCTTGCCTTCATATTCTAAATGTTTAGCCAATGCGATGATTTCTTCGCCCTCTTCTCTGGAGGATATTGAAGTTATTCTTGTATTACCATCATTATTCGTGATTCGATTTAAAAGCTCTTCTTTTTTCATCTCCATCACTCCTAATAAAGTAATTACCATTCTAATACCCTCTAAGAACAAAGAATACTCCTATTTATAAAAAGTATTTAATTTATTCTAAATATTCACTCTAATAAAAGGAACTATTTTACTTTTCAACTCAGATTCCTTTACTAGACCGTTAGCCACTGCACCATAAAAATATTTATATAGAATCTGCATTAGGATTACCTGGTGGATTATATTTTGGTGGTACTCTTAGCCAGCCCCTTTTTTTCATTATATTTTTTAATGGGGCTGCATATTTCATTAAATGCACTTGTATTTGAAAGAACATCAATCCTACATCAGTCCGAACACTTTGGGACAATGACTGAGCACAAAAAGTTATAGAAGCTGCAATTTTTACTGCAATGAGATTGGCAATTTCATCATCAGTTAATTTAACACCCTCCGGAACTGCATCTGGGTTAGATTTCGGTTTTTTTGAATTTATTAAAGGTAAGGGAATCCCTTCACTAATCATGAATTTAGCAATCATTTCAGAATCAGCTTGACTGCCTTCTAATACACGTTGAATTACATGCCTTAACTCGGGATCTGTTGTCATATTTAATCCTACTTCGTATAACGAATGTGCTTCATGAAAAGCTGTAAATGCAGTCCACAAGCTCATTGTTTCACCTACATGTAATAATGGCTTGGGTTCGTCATCAACAAAATTATACAGCATTGCTGTTATTGCCTCTATAATACTCGCCATAATTCCACCTCATCATTCTTATTAAATTTATTATGGCGCAATTTATGTCAATCAATGTATTTTATGGAGACTCACCTAATTTGAAATAATCCCCTTACTAGAGTAAAAGGGAATTATTTCATTTGAAAAATTCAGCTTAATAGCAGTAACTCTATGAAAATTAGAGAAGATTTAAAGCACCCTATCCAAATCAAAATGGAATATCAATTCCTCCCCATAATCGCCATCAAACCTTAGTCCTTTATCCATAAATCCAGCCTTCTTATACAAATGAA encodes:
- a CDS encoding DUF3231 family protein — its product is MASIIEAITAMLYNFVDDEPKPLLHVGETMSLWTAFTAFHEAHSLYEVGLNMTTDPELRHVIQRVLEGSQADSEMIAKFMISEGIPLPLINSKKPKSNPDAVPEGVKLTDDEIANLIAVKIAASITFCAQSLSQSVRTDVGLMFFQIQVHLMKYAAPLKNIMKKRGWLRVPPKYNPPGNPNADSI